Proteins from a genomic interval of Desulfovibrio piger:
- the ahcY gene encoding adenosylhomocysteinase: MTKALDLSLAYKVADMALADFGKKEMQLSEREMPGLMECIRKYGDQKPLKGLRVTGSLHMTIQTAMLIKTLHALGADIRWASCNIFSTQDHAAAAIAEQGMAKVFAWKGESLEDYWWCTEMALTWPDGKGPDLIVDDGGDATLMIHKGVEVENDPSLLEKTYDNKEFQIIMDRLALRYKEDPNHWHEVAAKVKGVSEETTTGVHRLYQLEAEGKLLFPAINVNDSVTKSKFDNLYGCRESLADGIKRATDVMVAGKVVVVVGYGDVGKGCAQSMRGFGARVRVTEIDPICALQAAMEGFEVTTMEDALAEGDIYVTCTGNLRVITGEHMEGMKDEAIVCNIGHFDNEIDMHYLESTPGITKLNIKPQVDKWTLKSGRSIIVLAEGRLVNLGCATGHASFVMSNSFTNQTLAQIKLAKGDLEKKVYTLPKELDEEVARLHLARLGVKLTTLTQEQADYIGVKVEGPYKPDHYRY, from the coding sequence ATGACCAAAGCCCTGGACCTTTCCCTGGCCTACAAAGTGGCCGACATGGCCCTGGCCGATTTCGGCAAGAAGGAAATGCAGCTCTCCGAGCGCGAGATGCCCGGCCTCATGGAGTGCATCCGCAAGTACGGTGACCAGAAGCCCCTCAAGGGCCTGCGCGTGACCGGCTCCCTGCACATGACCATCCAGACCGCCATGCTCATCAAGACCCTGCACGCCCTGGGCGCGGACATCCGCTGGGCCTCGTGCAACATCTTCTCCACCCAGGACCACGCCGCTGCCGCCATCGCCGAGCAGGGCATGGCCAAGGTTTTCGCCTGGAAGGGCGAGAGCCTGGAAGATTACTGGTGGTGCACCGAAATGGCCCTGACCTGGCCTGACGGCAAGGGCCCCGACCTGATCGTGGACGACGGCGGCGACGCCACCCTGATGATCCACAAGGGCGTGGAAGTGGAAAACGATCCCTCCCTGCTGGAAAAGACCTACGACAACAAGGAATTCCAGATCATCATGGATCGTCTGGCCCTGCGCTACAAGGAAGATCCCAACCACTGGCATGAAGTGGCCGCCAAGGTGAAGGGCGTCTCCGAAGAGACCACCACCGGCGTGCATCGCCTCTACCAGCTGGAAGCTGAAGGCAAGCTGCTCTTCCCGGCCATCAACGTCAACGACTCCGTGACCAAGTCCAAGTTCGACAACCTCTACGGCTGCCGCGAATCCCTGGCCGACGGCATCAAGCGCGCCACCGACGTCATGGTGGCCGGCAAGGTCGTGGTCGTGGTGGGCTACGGCGACGTGGGCAAGGGCTGCGCCCAGTCCATGCGCGGCTTCGGCGCCCGTGTGCGGGTGACCGAGATCGACCCCATCTGCGCCCTGCAGGCCGCCATGGAAGGCTTTGAAGTCACCACCATGGAAGACGCCCTGGCCGAAGGCGACATCTACGTCACCTGCACCGGCAACCTGCGCGTCATCACCGGCGAACACATGGAAGGCATGAAGGACGAAGCCATCGTCTGCAACATCGGTCACTTCGACAACGAGATCGACATGCACTACCTGGAGTCCACCCCCGGCATCACCAAGCTGAACATCAAGCCCCAGGTGGACAAGTGGACCCTCAAGTCCGGCCGCAGCATCATCGTGCTGGCCGAAGGCCGCCTGGTGAACCTGGGCTGCGCCACCGGCCACGCCAGCTTCGTCATGTCCAACAGCTTCACCAACCAGACCCTGGCCCAGATCAAGCTGGCCAAGGGCGACCTGGAAAAGAAGGTCTACACCCTGCCCAAGGAACTGGACGAAGAAGTGGCCCGCCTGCACCTGGCCCGTCTGGGCGTCAAGCTGACCACCCTGACCCAGGAACAGGCCGACTACATCGGCGTGAAGGTCGAAGGCCCCTACAAGCCCGACCACTACCGCTACTAG
- a CDS encoding ArsR/SmtB family transcription factor: MALVYFKALSDETRLRLVHILLHYELSVNELVRILGMGQSRVSRHLKILTEAGLLTSRRDGLWVFYAATRCGEASDFLQAMGPFLHTDTAMREDLAMAAQILEERALKTRQFFNAIAEDWDELNREVLEDFDLPAAVLAAVPEGCRVAVDLGCGTGAVLERLLPASRSLIGVDGSARMLEMCRRRFNPVDLANENRISLRIGELDHLPLRDQEADFACINLVLHHLSDPGEGLREIRRSLTTGGHLFVADFLQHHDETMRSRYGDRWLGFDEERLQERLRQAGFEVLSCTRQAVGRGLFLLLVQARAC; this comes from the coding sequence ATGGCACTGGTATATTTCAAGGCACTTTCAGACGAGACCCGTCTGCGACTGGTGCATATCTTGCTGCATTACGAACTCTCGGTCAACGAGCTGGTGCGCATCCTCGGCATGGGGCAGTCCCGCGTCTCGCGCCACCTCAAGATCCTGACCGAAGCGGGCCTGCTGACCTCGCGCCGGGACGGCCTGTGGGTCTTCTATGCCGCCACGCGCTGCGGCGAGGCCAGCGACTTTTTGCAGGCCATGGGGCCCTTTTTGCATACGGACACGGCCATGCGCGAGGATCTGGCCATGGCGGCCCAGATCCTGGAGGAACGCGCCCTCAAGACGCGCCAGTTTTTCAACGCCATCGCCGAGGACTGGGACGAGCTCAACCGCGAAGTGCTGGAAGATTTCGACCTGCCCGCCGCCGTGCTGGCCGCCGTGCCCGAGGGCTGCCGCGTGGCCGTGGACCTGGGCTGCGGCACCGGCGCGGTGCTGGAGCGCCTGCTGCCCGCCAGTCGGAGCCTCATCGGCGTGGACGGCTCGGCCCGTATGCTGGAGATGTGCCGCCGCCGTTTCAACCCCGTTGATCTGGCCAACGAGAACCGCATCTCCCTGCGCATCGGCGAGCTGGATCACCTGCCCCTGCGTGATCAGGAAGCGGACTTCGCCTGCATCAACCTTGTCCTGCACCACCTGTCCGACCCCGGCGAGGGCCTGCGCGAGATCCGCCGCAGCCTGACCACGGGCGGGCACCTGTTCGTGGCCGATTTCCTCCAGCACCACGACGAGACCATGCGCAGCCGCTACGGCGACCGCTGGCTGGGCTTCGACGAAGAACGCCTGCAGGAACGCCTGCGCCAGGCCGGTTTCGAAGTCCTGTCCTGTACGCGGCAGGCCGTGGGCCGCGGCCTGTTTCTGCTGCTGGTGCAGGCACGCGCCTGTTAG